One Geminocystis sp. M7585_C2015_104 DNA window includes the following coding sequences:
- the urtA gene encoding urea ABC transporter substrate-binding protein, translated as MPSGLFSLFILVIFFLLTGCNGGRREEENVIKVGILHSLSGTMSISETSLRDAELMAIEELNAKNGVLGKKIVPVVEDGASDWPTFAEKAKKLLERDKVATIFGCWTSASRKAVLPVVEKYNGLLWYPVQYEGLESSPNIFYTGASANQQIVPAVEWLLKQGKKKFFLLGSDYVFPRTANKIIKAQLKAMGGVVVAEEYTPLGHTDYSTIINKIKTSKPDVIFNTLNGDSNVAFFKQLNAAGITAKDIPTMSVSIAEEEIRGIGPEYIKGHYAVWNYFQSVDTPENKEFVQKFKTRYGQNRVTADPIEAAYFQVYLWAKAVEKAGSTDVDKVRQAAKGIEFKAPGGIVKVDEENQHTWKTVRIGVVTEDGQFKEVWNSGSPVKPDPYLKSYPWAKELSAK; from the coding sequence ATGCCCTCAGGTTTGTTCTCCTTGTTCATCTTAGTGATCTTCTTTTTGCTCACGGGTTGTAATGGGGGGAGAAGGGAAGAGGAAAATGTAATAAAGGTGGGAATTCTTCATTCCCTCAGTGGAACTATGTCCATTAGTGAGACATCCCTGCGGGATGCTGAGTTGATGGCCATTGAGGAGCTCAATGCCAAAAACGGTGTACTTGGCAAGAAGATTGTGCCAGTGGTTGAAGACGGCGCTTCTGACTGGCCTACTTTTGCAGAGAAAGCCAAAAAACTTCTCGAAAGGGACAAAGTAGCCACTATTTTCGGTTGTTGGACCTCCGCCAGTAGAAAGGCAGTTTTGCCCGTTGTGGAAAAATATAACGGTCTTTTGTGGTACCCGGTACAGTATGAGGGATTAGAGTCCTCCCCAAATATATTCTATACTGGCGCGTCTGCCAATCAACAGATTGTACCAGCAGTAGAGTGGTTACTCAAGCAAGGAAAGAAAAAGTTTTTCCTCCTGGGCTCTGATTATGTTTTTCCGAGAACGGCTAACAAGATAATTAAAGCTCAGCTCAAGGCAATGGGTGGGGTTGTTGTGGCAGAAGAATATACCCCACTGGGACACACCGACTACAGCACCATCATAAATAAAATTAAGACCTCAAAGCCTGATGTCATCTTCAATACCCTTAACGGCGACAGTAATGTGGCCTTCTTTAAACAGCTAAATGCAGCAGGCATAACTGCAAAAGACATACCAACAATGTCAGTAAGTATAGCAGAGGAGGAAATAAGAGGAATTGGCCCAGAATACATCAAGGGACACTATGCAGTGTGGAACTATTTTCAGTCTGTGGACACACCGGAAAACAAGGAATTCGTACAGAAATTTAAAACTCGCTATGGACAAAATAGAGTCACAGCAGATCCCATTGAAGCAGCATACTTTCAGGTTTATCTTTGGGCCAAGGCAGTAGAAAAGGCAGGCTCAACAGATGTAGACAAAGTGCGACAGGCGGCAAAAGGGATTGAGTTCAAAGCTCCTGGGGGGATTGTAAAGGTGGACGAGGAAAACCAACACACGTGGAAAACAGTTAGAATCGGGGTCGTAACGGAAGACGGCCAGTTTAAAGAGGTATGGAACTCTGGAAGTCCCGTAAAACCAGATCCTTATCTTAAGAGTTATCCCTGGGCGAAGGAACTATCGGCA